The Coffea arabica cultivar ET-39 chromosome 3c, Coffea Arabica ET-39 HiFi, whole genome shotgun sequence genome contains a region encoding:
- the LOC113735712 gene encoding uncharacterized protein, with protein MYDASTDPEDHLSVFLTHMRLQTAADEVRCKTFPMFLKGKARLWFQGLKPGSIRSFPELARQFAAQFVSSKVYARNATHLMSIRQRPEESLRNFMTRFNAESLQVRDKNEKVVMAAFTNGLRVEELFYDLAKKPPVNLEELLRRAHETANAEEAGRLKKESDRELGDRKGRTNPPEGKDVPSKKNVFDRLSKEKAPALPPLPEKTYTPLTRPRAQILAVMEAEGLGDRPPKMGTPRNKRNQDRYCAFHRDVGHDTEGCWALRKEIEDLIQRGFLRRFVRRPGQEPGRSHYGDRHEGRRRGRPERRDAPRGHSPDQDTQNLAGVINTIAGGPTGGDSHATRKNKRPPPRRG; from the coding sequence ATGTACGATGCCTCTACGGACCCGGAGGACCACCTTTCGGTCTTCTTGACGCATATGCGCCTGCAGACCGCTGCGGATGAGGTCCGCTGCAAGACCTTCCCTATGTTCCTAAAGGGAAAGGCGCGGCTCTGGTTCCAGGGGCTGAAGCCGGGGTCTATACGGAGTTTTCCTGAGCTGGCCCGGCAGTTTGCAGCCCAGTTTGTCTCCTCGAAGGTCTACGCGAGGAACGCAACCCACCTGATGTCCATCAGACAGAGGCCTGAGGAGTCGCTGAGGAATTTCATGACCCGCTTCAATGCGGAGAGCTTGCAGGTCAgggacaaaaatgaaaaagtggTCATGGCCGCCTTCACAAATGGGCTCAGGGTGGAGGAGCTCTTCTACGACCTGGCCAAGAAGCCTCCCGTAAACCTGGAGGAACTCTTACGCAGGGCGCACGAGACCGCTAATGCGGAGGAGGCAGGTCGTCTGAAGAAAGAATCAGATCGGGAGCTCGGAGATCGGAAAGGTCGGACGAACCCGCCGGAGGGCAAGGACGTCCCGTCCAAGAAAAACGTCTTCGACCGGCTCTCGAAGGAGAAGGCCCCTGCTCTGCCGCCACTCCCAGAGAAGACCTACACCCCTCTAACACGGCCCAGAGCTCAGATCTTGGCCGTTATGGAGGCGGAAGGACTAGGAGATCGGCCGCCAAAAATGGGGACGCCCCGAAACAAAAGGAACCAGGACAGGTACTGCGCCTTTCACCGCGACGTGGGACACGACACGGAGGGATGTTGGGCCCTGCGTAAGGAGATAGAAGACCTGATCCAACGCGGCTTTTTAAGACGGTTCGTGCGCCGACCAGGTCAGGAGCCCGGGCGCAGCCACTACGGAGACAGGCACGAGGGACGGCGTCGGGGCCGCCCAGAGCGGCGCGACGCTCCTCGGGGCCACTCTCCCGACCAGGACACCCAGAACCTAGCGGGGGTGATAAACACCATTGCCGGAGGTCCCACAGGGGGGGACAGCCATGCAACTCGGAAGAACAAGCGACCACCCCCCCGAAGGGGATGA